A genomic segment from Trueperaceae bacterium encodes:
- a CDS encoding zinc-binding dehydrogenase, giving the protein MKAAVCYEHDQPLVVEEVTLQAPQRGEVRVRMRATAICHSDIHLLRGDWRRLLPVVAGHEAAGIVEEVGEDVTIVNPGDHVVASLLRSCGRCFYCTTGSSHICEAEFALQKEQRIHSLSGDPIYQGIYTGAFAEEIVVDQSQLVPIPKEVPFESAALVACGVITGFGAVVNTAKVPAHSSVVIIGAGGVGLNAVQGAVQSGAHPIITIDLIESKLEASHSFGATHSFNAASQTNLAEAIRELTSGRGADYVFVTVGSTTALEQGLTLTRRDGTLVIVGIPPTEATAEIKMASLVQGAGSYGGPTRILGSFMGSTRLSVDVPKLVDLYQQGGLMLDELISGQYPLEKINEAIEVVESGSVLRNVITFD; this is encoded by the coding sequence ATGAAAGCTGCAGTCTGCTACGAACATGATCAGCCACTAGTGGTTGAGGAGGTTACGCTCCAGGCCCCACAGCGAGGTGAAGTGCGGGTGAGAATGCGGGCGACTGCTATCTGCCACAGCGACATTCACCTCTTGCGAGGAGACTGGCGTAGATTGTTGCCAGTCGTGGCTGGTCATGAGGCGGCCGGCATTGTGGAGGAAGTTGGCGAGGACGTCACAATCGTCAATCCAGGAGACCATGTGGTGGCTTCTCTACTCCGATCGTGTGGACGCTGCTTCTACTGCACCACTGGATCTTCTCATATTTGCGAGGCTGAGTTCGCGCTTCAGAAGGAGCAGCGGATTCACTCTCTCTCTGGCGACCCCATTTATCAGGGGATATACACCGGTGCTTTTGCGGAGGAAATTGTCGTTGACCAGTCCCAGTTGGTACCAATCCCAAAGGAGGTCCCGTTCGAAAGCGCAGCGTTGGTGGCCTGCGGAGTTATCACTGGCTTTGGCGCAGTCGTAAACACCGCGAAGGTGCCAGCACATAGCTCGGTCGTGATCATCGGCGCTGGGGGAGTTGGCCTTAATGCTGTCCAAGGTGCGGTTCAATCGGGTGCCCACCCAATAATTACTATCGATCTGATTGAAAGTAAATTAGAAGCGTCCCATTCTTTCGGCGCAACTCACAGTTTCAATGCAGCCTCCCAAACCAATCTTGCCGAGGCCATCCGTGAACTTACATCAGGTCGAGGGGCTGATTATGTTTTTGTGACGGTCGGTAGTACCACAGCTCTCGAACAGGGTTTGACTTTAACCCGACGGGACGGGACCCTCGTGATTGTCGGCATTCCGCCTACCGAGGCCACTGCCGAAATAAAAATGGCTAGCCTTGTTCAGGGTGCGGGTTCCTATGGGGGACCAACGAGAATTCTGGGAAGCTTCATGGGTTCGACTCGACTTAGTGTCGACGTTCCGAAACTAGTAGATTTATACCAGCAGGGGGGTTTAATGTTAGATGAATTAATCTCCGGTCAGTATCCGCTGGAGAAAATAAATGAAGCTATTGAGGTTGTAGAGAGCGGTTCAGTGCTACGTAATGTGATTACCTTCGATTAA
- a CDS encoding ABC transporter ATP-binding protein, translating into MILGLEEPSSGELRLGGQLIGGKRNRAARLEFMRHVQPVFQNPFEAFNPLKHVDRYLEASARVLLGAKEDDEVDAAMDEALQKVGLSLAEIRGRYGHELSGGQLQRVAIARALIPNPEILIADEPVSMVDASLRMSIVNLLRDLRDNFNVTVLYITHDLATAYYISDRLAIMQKGYIVEMGPAQTILEAPEHPYAQLLKDSVLSVADAGKAKVEAPDRSLAQKASEQSGTGTLVAGSGGRVVRRVAQE; encoded by the coding sequence ATGATCCTGGGTCTTGAAGAACCGAGTTCAGGGGAACTCCGACTTGGTGGCCAACTGATCGGTGGTAAGCGTAACCGAGCAGCCCGTCTCGAATTCATGCGGCACGTCCAACCCGTCTTCCAAAACCCATTCGAGGCGTTTAACCCACTAAAGCACGTAGATCGATACCTTGAGGCTAGCGCTAGAGTTCTACTGGGCGCCAAAGAAGACGATGAGGTAGACGCTGCAATGGACGAGGCCCTCCAGAAGGTTGGTTTGAGCCTCGCGGAAATCCGAGGACGATACGGACACGAGCTGTCCGGGGGTCAGTTGCAACGCGTAGCTATAGCCCGAGCATTAATACCTAACCCTGAGATTCTCATTGCTGATGAACCAGTTTCAATGGTGGATGCTTCACTACGCATGTCTATCGTTAACCTCTTACGTGACTTAAGAGATAACTTTAATGTCACCGTTCTTTACATTACTCATGACCTTGCAACCGCTTACTACATTTCTGATCGCCTTGCCATCATGCAGAAGGGCTACATCGTGGAGATGGGCCCAGCCCAAACGATCCTCGAAGCTCCTGAACACCCTTACGCTCAGCTACTTAAGGATTCTGTCCTTTCCGTAGCGGACGCCGGCAAAGCAAAAGTAGAAGCTCCCGACCGTAGTCTCGCCCAGAAAGCCTCCGAACAATCAGGTACAGGAACGCTGGTGGCAGGTTCAGGCGGCCGGGTTGTAAGGCGTGTGGCCCAAGAGTAG
- a CDS encoding aminotransferase IV, protein MNFHGINGKIVSRTEAVLHLSDIGFRRSYAAFDYLRVIXGRPLFMEDHLDRFENSARILGLELQLNRDDFQAHLLELADLNVAAEAGLQLFLTGGPAEDGFTPVSPQLYVYFTPMPDRDPTQYQQGAKLITWQYLRDLPEAKTTNYLMAVHLGNSMREAGAVDALYHDGDRALEATRSNLFVVNENSKVVTPGQDILAGVTRKNVLRALESQIEVEIRDVTLTELYGAQEVFLTSTTKGALPIVRLDDRIVGNGQPGPITAQVGRLFESWLQRYLQS, encoded by the coding sequence ATGAACTTTCACGGGATTAATGGAAAGATTGTGTCTCGAACTGAAGCCGTTTTGCATTTGTCGGATATTGGTTTTCGCCGTAGTTACGCGGCCTTCGACTACTTGAGAGTTATAAANGGCCGACCGCTCTTCATGGAGGACCACCTAGATCGATTCGAGAATTCTGCCCGGATTCTAGGGCTCGAACTTCAACTCAACCGTGATGACTTTCAGGCTCATCTACTGGAGCTCGCAGACCTTAACGTAGCAGCCGAGGCCGGACTTCAACTCTTCCTGACCGGTGGGCCGGCGGAAGATGGCTTTACCCCTGTATCGCCGCAGCTATATGTTTACTTCACCCCAATGCCAGACCGAGATCCTACTCAATACCAACAGGGGGCAAAGCTAATTACCTGGCAGTACTTGCGAGATCTACCAGAAGCAAAAACCACTAATTACCTAATGGCAGTCCATCTGGGTAACTCAATGCGTGAAGCAGGTGCAGTGGACGCGCTCTACCATGACGGGGATCGGGCCCTAGAGGCAACGCGGTCTAATCTTTTCGTTGTTAACGAAAATAGTAAGGTGGTAACGCCCGGGCAGGACATCCTTGCTGGGGTGACACGGAAGAACGTACTGCGTGCCCTGGAAAGTCAGATTGAGGTGGAAATACGTGACGTCACTTTAACTGAACTTTACGGCGCTCAAGAGGTTTTCCTGACGAGTACCACTAAAGGTGCACTACCGATAGTACGTTTAGATGATCGAATCGTGGGTAACGGTCAGCCCGGTCCGATAACAGCTCAGGTTGGGAGACTCTTTGAGAGCTGGCTTCAACGGTATCTGCAAAGCTAA
- a CDS encoding aquaporin: MDSKATLAELIGTFILVFVGTSTAVVAGLGLLGSGGVQIVAIAFAFGFTLLALVYAIGPISGCHLNPAVTIAMLLAGKIKSSNAVAYIVAQIAGGILASLVLLILAGGLTGYDRLSDGLGANGVASSITSLGVLGFEVVMTAIFLFVIFHATSAKASPAGAGLAIGGYLFVIHLIGAPFGGASLNPARSIGPALFQGDGALGSLWVFIVGPLIGCLVGLLLYNLTKPNGE; this comes from the coding sequence ATGGATTCCAAAGCGACTCTAGCTGAATTAATCGGCACTTTCATTCTAGTTTTCGTAGGTACGTCTACTGCAGTCGTGGCAGGTTTAGGATTGCTGGGAAGCGGGGGGGTGCAGATCGTTGCGATTGCCTTCGCATTTGGTTTCACCTTGCTTGCCTTGGTGTACGCCATCGGTCCCATCTCAGGCTGTCACCTTAATCCAGCTGTAACGATTGCCATGTTATTAGCTGGGAAAATCAAAAGTAGCAATGCTGTCGCGTATATTGTCGCTCAGATTGCTGGTGGGATCCTAGCCAGCTTAGTTCTTCTTATTCTTGCTGGTGGCTTAACTGGTTACGATCGTCTCTCTGATGGTTTGGGAGCTAATGGCGTTGCGAGCTCTATAACAAGCTTAGGCGTGCTTGGCTTTGAGGTTGTAATGACTGCCATATTCCTGTTCGTAATTTTTCATGCCACTTCGGCTAAGGCTTCACCTGCTGGTGCCGGTTTAGCCATAGGCGGGTACTTGTTCGTGATTCATCTTATTGGTGCTCCCTTTGGTGGTGCATCTCTTAATCCTGCGCGGAGTATTGGGCCAGCACTCTTCCAGGGCGATGGTGCCCTTGGTTCCCTTTGGGTGTTCATTGTCGGGCCATTAATTGGTTGTTTGGTTGGGTTGCTGCTTTATAACTTGACTAAACCTAATGGCGAGTAA
- a CDS encoding multidrug ABC transporter ATP-binding protein, translating to MTNRNNFVRFLSYVSPYKYFVALAAVGGIVKFTVPLLVPQLIRHLVDDVFLSETLSAQAQINQLLLYVAGLIALFIFIWAPATFFRSYFAGKAGYRSVFDLRIELFYRILRMSASFFTRNRSGGIVSRLISDIELVQNLVGTALTNIWMDFAALVVVLYFLIRIDPVLTMVAVVTFPLYVVLFRKFKREIKASTHRVQEELATMSGNVQEKIAGSAVVHAFTQEKREEENFYDDSERLFSTAMRRIRYQAANMSVTGALTQIAPLIVILYGGLRVINGGLTVGELVAVGLYLGPLYVPLQRFSELNVVLSNALAALDRVFEIIDEQPEIRDRPGSKPLQDVRGHVEFDQLTFSYNNDEDPVLQNVSFNVEPGKKVALVGPSGSGKSTLVSLIPRFYDVRKGFVRIDGQDVRSVTMQSLRQNIGLVLQTPILFSGTIRENILYGRPRASNRDVISACEAANSLDFIRALPKGFETEVGEGGALLSGGQRQRITIARAFLKDPKILILDEATSSLDTESERLIQAALEKLMIGRTTFIIAHRLTTIQGANQILVLEHGRVVDSGTHAQLLGRTGVYQNLYSHAIN from the coding sequence ATGACTAATCGTAATAATTTCGTTCGGTTCCTCAGTTACGTTAGCCCTTACAAATACTTTGTAGCGTTGGCAGCAGTAGGTGGAATTGTCAAATTTACCGTACCGTTGTTAGTTCCTCAGCTCATCCGTCATTTAGTCGATGATGTTTTTCTCAGTGAAACATTGAGTGCACAGGCTCAAATAAATCAACTTCTTTTATATGTCGCAGGCCTAATAGCACTTTTCATATTCATTTGGGCTCCAGCAACCTTCTTCAGATCTTATTTCGCGGGTAAAGCAGGATATAGATCCGTTTTTGATTTAAGGATCGAGCTCTTCTACCGTATTTTACGAATGTCAGCGTCCTTCTTCACTCGTAATCGCTCGGGCGGAATCGTCTCGAGACTAATATCCGACATTGAACTTGTACAGAACCTCGTTGGTACAGCTCTGACCAATATTTGGATGGATTTTGCGGCATTAGTAGTAGTGCTTTATTTCCTCATAAGGATAGATCCTGTATTAACTATGGTTGCCGTCGTTACATTCCCACTGTATGTAGTTTTGTTCCGGAAATTTAAGCGTGAAATAAAAGCTTCTACCCACCGGGTTCAAGAAGAACTAGCTACCATGTCCGGCAACGTACAGGAGAAAATTGCAGGCAGCGCAGTAGTGCATGCTTTTACTCAGGAGAAAAGAGAAGAAGAAAACTTCTACGACGATTCAGAACGGTTGTTTTCCACAGCCATGAGGAGAATCCGTTACCAGGCTGCAAACATGTCCGTAACCGGAGCGCTAACCCAGATTGCCCCGCTTATCGTGATCCTTTACGGCGGACTTCGTGTAATCAACGGTGGTCTTACTGTTGGAGAGTTAGTCGCAGTGGGTCTATATCTCGGGCCACTTTACGTCCCACTTCAGAGATTCTCAGAGTTAAACGTGGTGTTATCGAACGCCCTTGCAGCTCTGGATCGGGTGTTCGAAATTATTGATGAGCAGCCTGAAATCCGGGATCGACCTGGGTCAAAACCCTTACAAGATGTACGTGGTCATGTCGAATTTGACCAACTCACGTTCTCATACAACAATGATGAGGATCCGGTTCTTCAGAATGTATCTTTCAATGTCGAACCGGGCAAAAAGGTTGCTTTAGTTGGGCCCAGTGGTTCGGGTAAGAGTACTCTAGTAAGCCTCATTCCTCGCTTCTACGATGTGCGGAAAGGTTTCGTGCGTATAGATGGTCAGGATGTCCGAAGCGTGACCATGCAATCCTTACGGCAGAACATTGGACTTGTTTTACAGACTCCAATTCTGTTTAGTGGAACTATTAGAGAGAACATTCTTTATGGTCGTCCGCGAGCGAGTAACCGCGATGTTATCTCTGCCTGTGAGGCTGCTAATTCTTTGGACTTTATTCGGGCACTTCCTAAAGGCTTTGAAACAGAAGTAGGTGAGGGAGGGGCGCTTCTCTCAGGTGGACAGAGGCAACGAATTACCATTGCACGAGCTTTCCTTAAAGACCCAAAGATTCTCATACTCGATGAGGCAACTTCATCGCTAGATACCGAGTCTGAACGTCTTATTCAGGCAGCCTTAGAGAAACTCATGATTGGCCGAACTACATTTATCATTGCCCACCGATTAACAACCATCCAAGGAGCCAATCAGATTCTTGTTTTAGAACACGGTAGAGTCGTTGACTCTGGTACGCATGCACAACTCTTGGGACGCACTGGGGTTTATCAAAACCTCTACAGCCACGCAATAAATTAA
- a CDS encoding oxidoreductase, translating to MERRIGIIMNGVTGRMGKNQHLLRSILAIRDEGGIPLPSGDVLIPDPILLGRNASKVEALARETGITRWSTELDACLANPDDMIYFDSVVTQHRVDXVRKAIAAGKHIYVEKPVASTVCDALQLARLADKAGVKNGVVQDKLFLPGLIKLKRLVKGDFFGRILSVRGEFGYWVFEGDWQEAQRPSWNYRDSDGGGIIIDMLCHWRYVLDNVFGNVQAVSCLGANHIAKRWDEQGEQYEATADDAAYAMFELEGGIIAQINSSWCTRVYRDELFSLQVDGTEGSAVAGLRDCKVQHRSATPKPVWNPDVANPIDFFSNWQEVPDNQVFQNAFRVQWEYFLRHVVTSEPFPHTLLEGXKGIQLAELGLESWRERRWIEVPDLTS from the coding sequence ATGGAACGCAGAATTGGCATCATCATGAACGGTGTGACTGGTCGTATGGGTAAAAACCAGCACTTACTAAGGTCTATCCTCGCTATTCGTGACGAAGGTGGTATTCCTCTTCCGAGTGGAGATGTTTTAATACCTGACCCAATTCTTTTGGGTCGTAATGCTAGTAAGGTGGAAGCGTTAGCGCGAGAGACAGGTATAACCCGTTGGAGTACAGAGCTAGATGCTTGCTTGGCTAATCCAGACGACATGATCTATTTTGATAGTGTCGTTACTCAACATAGAGTAGATAGNGTCCGGAAAGCGATTGCTGCTGGGAAACACATTTACGTAGAGAAGCCGGTTGCTAGTACGGTGTGTGACGCCCTTCAGCTGGCCAGACTAGCTGATAAAGCTGGTGTGAAGAATGGAGTGGTTCAGGACAAACTGTTTTTGCCTGGCCTGATAAAGCTCAAACGACTCGTTAAAGGTGATTTCTTTGGTCGTATTCTCAGTGTAAGGGGCGAATTCGGATACTGGGTTTTCGAAGGCGATTGGCAGGAAGCACAAAGGCCTAGTTGGAACTATCGTGATAGCGATGGTGGGGGAATCATTATCGATATGCTCTGCCATTGGCGTTACGTTCTGGACAATGTTTTCGGTAATGTCCAGGCAGTTTCTTGTTTAGGGGCCAACCACATTGCGAAACGCTGGGATGAACAGGGAGAACAATACGAAGCAACGGCTGATGATGCCGCTTACGCAATGTTCGAGCTTGAGGGCGGGATTATAGCTCAAATAAATTCTTCGTGGTGCACACGAGTTTATCGCGATGAGTTGTTCTCCCTGCAAGTCGATGGTACTGAAGGAAGTGCAGTAGCAGGACTTCGCGACTGCAAAGTTCAACATAGGAGCGCAACACCAAAACCAGTGTGGAATCCGGACGTGGCAAACCCGATCGATTTCTTCAGCAATTGGCAAGAAGTCCCAGACAACCAGGTTTTCCAAAATGCCTTTCGAGTGCAATGGGAGTATTTTCTTCGGCATGTTGTTACCTCCGAACCGTTCCCACATACGTTGCTGGAAGGAGNGAAGGGAATACAACTCGCAGAGCTCGGATTAGAATCCTGGCGCGAACGACGCTGGATTGAAGTGCCGGACCTGACCTCATGA
- a CDS encoding alpha-N-arabinofuranosidase: protein MLEARLTIRENASTLVYDPMIFGGFIEHFGRQIYGGLFDPGSPLSNESGFRLDVLEALRELKVPIVRWPGGCYVSGYHWENGVGKDRSPTDDMAWGVVEPNTFGTDEFVELCRLLDWEPYICNNAGNGTIKEMRDWLEYCNSEDGRFAELRKDAGNVIPHDIQIWSIGNENWGEWEIGYKPIEEWAPFVLEAAKAMKEVDPDVRLSAASMSTREWTVPLLKAAGSYLDFISIHGYWRVHSDDRDVSDYLPCIMQSGEPEVVIKETIASLEEAGYRGKIKIAFDEWNLRGWHHPGFPRKEVQDYGDPEVIKLVAAREQNLIASQYTMADALFSASFFNSCLRHADDVTMANISPLVNTRGPLFVHPTGVVKRTHFHALAMYANQLESRVVETDVTSDLLSHDSKSIPVLDSVVTVNDVGDSWSIALVNRHPTEKVSCSLVVEGKVLDGNYGATILRGDSADSYNDVEQPDRVTPEEVSVTCEEGVVELQPHSLTILRVIN from the coding sequence GTGCTTGAAGCTCGTTTAACGATTCGGGAAAATGCTTCTACTTTGGTTTACGATCCCATGATTTTTGGGGGTTTCATTGAGCATTTTGGGCGTCAGATTTATGGGGGGTTGTTTGACCCTGGTTCACCTCTTTCGAATGAGAGTGGTTTCCGTTTAGATGTGTTGGAAGCATTAAGGGAATTGAAGGTTCCGATTGTACGGTGGCCGGGCGGTTGTTACGTTAGTGGTTATCACTGGGAAAATGGTGTTGGTAAGGATCGCTCTCCGACTGACGATATGGCTTGGGGGGTAGTCGAGCCTAATACTTTCGGAACTGATGAGTTTGTTGAGCTTTGTCGTCTTCTTGATTGGGAGCCTTACATTTGTAATAACGCGGGTAACGGAACGATCAAGGAGATGCGAGATTGGTTGGAATACTGTAACAGTGAAGATGGGCGGTTTGCCGAGTTACGTAAGGACGCTGGTAACGTCATTCCGCACGACATCCAAATCTGGAGTATTGGCAATGAGAATTGGGGTGAGTGGGAGATTGGTTATAAACCGATCGAGGAGTGGGCACCCTTTGTTCTTGAAGCTGCTAAGGCAATGAAGGAAGTTGATCCTGATGTTCGTTTGTCGGCTGCTTCAATGTCAACTCGAGAGTGGACCGTGCCGCTTTTGAAGGCTGCCGGTTCTTACTTGGATTTCATCTCTATCCATGGTTATTGGCGTGTTCATTCGGATGATCGTGATGTTTCTGATTATTTACCTTGCATCATGCAGTCAGGGGAACCTGAAGTGGTGATTAAGGAAACTATTGCTTCTCTTGAGGAAGCTGGTTACCGGGGCAAAATTAAGATTGCTTTTGACGAGTGGAATTTACGTGGTTGGCACCACCCTGGTTTCCCTAGGAAAGAAGTGCAGGATTATGGTGATCCTGAGGTAATTAAGCTGGTTGCGGCGCGCGAGCAGAACTTGATTGCTAGTCAGTACACCATGGCGGATGCTCTGTTTTCAGCTTCGTTCTTCAATTCTTGCCTCCGTCATGCCGATGACGTCACCATGGCTAACATCTCTCCTTTGGTGAACACGCGGGGACCGCTTTTTGTGCACCCAACTGGGGTTGTTAAGCGCACTCATTTTCATGCCCTTGCAATGTACGCCAATCAGCTTGAATCACGTGTTGTTGAAACTGATGTTACTTCCGATTTACTATCGCATGACTCTAAATCTATCCCTGTTCTCGATAGTGTCGTGACTGTTAACGACGTTGGTGATTCCTGGTCCATTGCGCTCGTGAATCGTCATCCTACTGAAAAAGTTTCGTGCAGTTTAGTTGTTGAGGGGAAAGTGCTTGATGGTAATTACGGAGCGACTATCCTTCGTGGGGACAGTGCTGATTCTTACAACGATGTTGAACAACCTGACCGAGTAACTCCAGAAGAAGTATCAGTGACCTGCGAGGAGGGTGTCGTTGAGCTTCAACCTCACTCCTTAACGATCTTAAGAGTAATTAATTAA
- a CDS encoding ABC transporter translates to MQPALPLLRLWRYAGRHRPRIVWATTFSVLNKLFDLAPPLLIGIAVDVVVERQESILSRIFGINAPISQLWVLAGLTLFVWGMESLTEYIAQLQWRNLAQSLQHDLRLETYDHVQHLELAYFEDSSTGGLMAILNDDVNQLERFLDVGAADIIMMITTMTALAFFFFATAPEVAWMAFLPIPVIIWGSLIFQGLMAPKYRAVRDQVGLLNGQLGNNLAGIATIKSFTAENIEVERIRRESNTYREHNRRAIILSSAFIPLIRIVIVLGFAATLVYGGIRTLEGTMLVGIYSTLVFMTQRLLWPLTNLGRTFDLYQRAMASTRRIFELLDTPRGMDDGIKSLALNKVRGDLRLDKVSFQYSQGTPVLNSLNLNFPAGHNCAIVGATGAGKSTVIKLLLRFYDTTQGTITIDGHNLRDLRMRDIRRAIGLVSQDVFLFHGTVRENIAYGQPGASDAAIQSAAEVAEAHTFISELPQDYATVIGERGQKLSGGQRQRLSIARAVLKDPPILILDEATSSVDNETEAAIQRSIERLAVGRTNVVIAHRLSTVRNADLIYVLEQGKLVESGKHEELLEYGGAYAALWRVQTGERTR, encoded by the coding sequence ATGCAACCTGCCCTTCCTCTCTTAAGACTGTGGCGCTACGCTGGACGTCACCGTCCACGTATTGTCTGGGCCACAACATTTTCGGTCCTTAATAAACTATTTGACCTTGCTCCGCCCTTACTTATTGGAATCGCTGTGGACGTGGTTGTTGAGCGGCAGGAATCGATTCTCTCTCGAATTTTTGGCATAAATGCTCCTATTTCACAGCTGTGGGTATTAGCAGGGTTAACTCTCTTTGTTTGGGGCATGGAATCCCTAACCGAATATATTGCACAATTACAATGGCGTAATCTAGCTCAATCACTACAACACGACCTTCGACTTGAAACGTATGATCACGTCCAACACCTCGAACTTGCGTACTTTGAAGACAGCAGCACAGGTGGTCTAATGGCAATCCTCAACGATGACGTTAACCAGTTAGAACGCTTCCTCGATGTCGGCGCGGCTGACATCATAATGATGATCACCACAATGACAGCTTTAGCCTTTTTCTTTTTTGCGACGGCACCCGAAGTCGCTTGGATGGCGTTCTTACCAATCCCAGTAATCATTTGGGGATCACTTATATTCCAGGGATTAATGGCTCCAAAATACCGAGCAGTTCGTGACCAGGTTGGACTTCTTAACGGACAACTTGGTAACAATCTTGCAGGAATAGCAACAATCAAGAGTTTCACCGCCGAGAATATTGAGGTGGAACGAATCCGCCGTGAAAGCAATACTTACCGCGAGCATAATCGCCGCGCAATAATCCTTTCTTCAGCATTTATCCCACTCATTCGTATTGTTATTGTTCTTGGATTCGCCGCTACCTTGGTTTATGGCGGCATACGGACTCTTGAGGGAACCATGCTAGTAGGAATCTACAGCACCCTAGTTTTCATGACCCAAAGACTACTATGGCCTTTAACAAATTTAGGCAGGACCTTTGATCTTTATCAACGCGCAATGGCCTCCACGCGCCGTATTTTCGAGCTTCTTGACACACCACGTGGAATGGATGACGGAATTAAATCATTAGCGCTCAATAAGGTTCGTGGTGACCTCAGATTAGATAAAGTTTCGTTCCAATATAGCCAGGGCACACCAGTCCTTAATTCACTTAACCTAAATTTCCCTGCCGGTCATAATTGCGCCATCGTAGGAGCTACGGGTGCTGGGAAAAGTACCGTCATTAAACTCCTACTTCGTTTTTACGATACAACTCAAGGCACGATTACGATTGACGGCCACAATTTGCGGGACCTACGAATGAGGGACATTCGTCGAGCAATAGGCCTAGTCAGTCAAGACGTGTTCCTTTTCCACGGTACCGTAAGGGAAAACATTGCCTACGGTCAGCCGGGTGCCAGTGACGCAGCAATTCAGAGCGCAGCTGAAGTAGCTGAAGCTCACACGTTCATTTCAGAACTACCCCAAGATTACGCTACCGTCATTGGGGAACGAGGACAGAAGTTGTCTGGAGGACAGCGCCAACGCCTCTCTATCGCCCGAGCCGTTCTAAAGGACCCGCCAATTCTAATACTTGACGAAGCCACAAGTTCGGTCGATAACGAGACTGAGGCGGCTATCCAACGATCAATCGAACGCTTAGCTGTCGGGCGTACTAACGTTGTTATTGCTCATCGTCTTTCAACGGTTCGCAATGCCGACCTAATTTATGTCCTAGAACAAGGTAAATTAGTAGAGTCGGGTAAACACGAAGAATTACTAGAGTACGGTGGTGCCTACGCAGCACTATGGCGAGTACAAACCGGCGAACGTACTAGATAA
- a CDS encoding dihydrodipicolinate synthase family protein, producing MRNDVTVNLPGLKGTLQPYILGKPLQYAPGLTPITDRVLYAAVHVVADPNAANTPNAPVKLDWDATLRYRHHLWSYGLGVAEAMDTAQRGMGLDWTATKDLINYSLIEARSVGGMIACGAGTDQLPEEELHSLDRITXAYEEQCAFIEERGGRVILMASRALAATARTGDDYLKVYSRVLNQVSSPVILHWLGEMFDPKLAGYWGSHEWEEAMAVMLSIIENDQAKIEGMKMSLLDANKEIIMRRQLPADVKMFTGDDFNYPSLIKGDSEGYSHALLGILDVIGPAVAAAVSALQEGNERAYDDILNPTVPLAHRIFEAPTYYYKTGLVFLAYLNGHQEHFRLIGGIERRRSLRHLIQVFQLADKAGLLSNPDLAANRMQSIIDQQTETG from the coding sequence ATGAGAAACGATGTGACTGTTAACTTGCCAGGCCTCAAAGGAACTCTGCAACCCTACATACTCGGGAAGCCATTACAGTATGCACCTGGTTTGACGCCGATTACTGACCGTGTGTTGTATGCCGCTGTGCACGTGGTTGCCGATCCGAATGCTGCAAACACACCCAATGCCCCAGTAAAGCTTGACTGGGATGCAACCCTTAGATATCGCCACCATCTGTGGTCTTATGGTCTTGGGGTAGCCGAAGCGATGGATACCGCTCAGCGTGGAATGGGATTAGATTGGACAGCAACTAAAGACCTGATTAATTACTCGTTAATTGAAGCTAGATCCGTCGGTGGCATGATTGCATGTGGTGCTGGAACTGATCAGCTGCCCGAAGAAGAACTGCATTCCCTTGATCGCATTACTGANGCGTATGAAGAACAGTGCGCTTTTATTGAAGAGCGTGGAGGCCGAGTCATACTGATGGCTAGCCGTGCTTTAGCCGCTACCGCTCGAACTGGTGACGATTACCTAAAAGTTTACAGTCGTGTCCTAAATCAGGTTTCAAGCCCAGTCATACTGCACTGGCTAGGTGAGATGTTCGACCCAAAGCTTGCTGGGTATTGGGGTTCACACGAATGGGAAGAGGCTATGGCAGTTATGCTGTCAATAATCGAGAATGATCAGGCAAAAATCGAGGGGATGAAAATGTCCCTTCTAGATGCTAACAAGGAAATCATTATGCGGCGCCAGCTTCCTGCCGATGTAAAGATGTTTACTGGAGACGATTTCAATTACCCGAGTCTTATCAAGGGGGACTCNGAAGGATACAGTCACGCTCTCCTCGGCATTCTGGATGTAATCGGCCCAGCTGTCGCGGCCGCTGTTTCTGCTCTCCAGGAGGGGAATGAAAGGGCCTATGATGATATCCTTAATCCCACAGTTCCTCTAGCTCACCGGATTTTTGAAGCACCAACGTATTACTACAAGACAGGCTTGGTTTTCCTTGCCTACCTAAATGGTCATCAAGAGCACTTCCGTCTCATTGGGGGTATTGAAAGACGCCGCTCTTTAAGGCACCTTATCCAGGTATTTCAATTGGCTGACAAGGCTGGTTTGTTAAGTAATCCTGACCTAGCCGCGAATCGAATGCAGTCGATTATTGATCAACAAACGGAAACGGGATGA